A genomic region of Vitis vinifera cultivar Pinot Noir 40024 chromosome 7, ASM3070453v1 contains the following coding sequences:
- the LOC100242265 gene encoding protein CPR-5 gives MDTPLHSLQTLESSVCGSTEESSDADLVDTISVDSIISHANPTVQFPPPTSASTTTASKLINMKKKKKKKKRALVDVSAPSSSSNSMYVRVGNKRRNPRILMGLNRRSESEAEAIALPLGMSIAAIVSQILERKDEAGERMSVDHLSMICTMAVRESLANVFGDKFDCFVRNFEKSFGSTLRTLRLINESPLNKVGGHLSHFNVQNSGSDLNLPVPLNRGDTISSSSISDHHSSMGLHPVATLECLNTLEERQESIQTDSANRELTVHGQISQQLACVSSSSLGSVMNRSTVSTFEKSVVEQARSNDLKALELSLSMKKMKLKETQLALNSDSYLLERMKFSMGISKASFKAEKFKNQLEDTKHAELLRKCIDCLVAGLLIMSGSLVYGAYIYSFKRITEATETCTASHKEFKSWWIPKPMASLNSGFYILRCQVQVVSRMMFGIFMIVAIAYLLLQRSASSKQTMPVTFIILLLGVVCGVAGKFCVDTLGGSGYHWLLYWEALCLLHFVSNICTSALFLLLHGPITVSQGAKGNTMIPYWIRRTLFYAAILLFLPLLCGLMPFASPGEWKDRFLLLLADSLSNIDD, from the exons ATGGACACGCCTCTACATTCCCTGCAAACCCTCGAATCCAGTGTTTGCGGCTCCACCGAAGAATCCAGCGACGCTGACCTTGTTGACACAATCTCCGTCGATTCCATCATCTCTCATGCAAACCCAACGGTCCAATTTCCTCCCCCCACCTCGGCTTCCACCACCACAGCTTCGAAGCTTATCaacatgaagaagaagaagaagaagaagaaaagagccCTCGTTGACGTCTCTGCGCCGTCGTCATCATCGAATTCAATGTATGTGCGCGTGGGAAACAAGCGTCGAAACCCTAGAATTTTGATGGGTTTGAATCGTCGCAGCGAGAGCGAGGCGGAGGCGATTGCTCTTCCGCTGGGAATGTCGATTGCGGCCATTGTTTCTCAG ATTCTGGAAAGAAAAGATGAAGCAGGGGAAAGGATGTCTGTTGATCATCTTTCAATG ATCTGCACTATGGCTGTCAGAGAATCTTTAGCCAAT GTTTTTGGAGACAAGTTTGATTGTTTTGTGAGGAACTTTGAGAAATCATTTGGGAGCACCTTGAGGACCCTTAGATTGATTAATGAATCACCTCTGAACAAGGTAGGAGGTCACTTGAGCCACTTTAATGTGCAAAATTCTGGTTCAGATTTGAATCTACCTGTGCCTCTCAACAGAGGAGATACGATAAGTAGTTCCAGCATAAGTGATCATCACTCATCTATGGGTTTGCACCCTGTTGCAACTTTGGAATGCTTGAACACTCTTGAGGAAAGGCAAGAGAGTATACAAACAGATTCTGCAAACAGGGAGCTTACTGTTCATGGACAAATAAGCCAACAActggcatgtgtttcttcaagCAGTCTAGGCTCTGTAATGAACCGGTCCACAGTTAGCACTTTCGAGAAATCTGTAGTTGAGCAAGCTCGTTCTAATGACCTCAAAGCACTTGAGCTTAGTCTTAGCATGAAAAAGATGAAACTGAAAGAAACACAGCTTGCTCTCAACTCTGATTCATATCTTCTGGAAAGGATGAAATTCTCTATGGGTATCTCAAAGGCATCCTTCAAAGCTGAAAAATTCAAGAACCAATTAGAAGACACGAAACATGCCGAGCTGCTTAGGAAGTGCATAGACTGTCTTGTTGCAGGTCTGCTTATCATGTCAGGATCTCTTGTATATGGAGCatatatttattcattcaaaAGGATCACTGAAGCTACAGAAACCTGTACAGCTTCTCACAAG GAGTTCAAGTCTTGGTGGATCCCAAAGCCAATGGCATCTTTGAATTCAGGGTTCTACATACTCAGGTGTCAGGTTCAAGTTGTGAGCCGAATGATGTTTGGCATCTTTATGATTGTTGCTATTGCTTATTTACTTCTCCAACGCTCAGCAAGTTCAAAACAGACAATGCCGGTTACTTTCATAATCTTGCTGTTAGGAGTTGTCTGTGGTGTTGCTGGCAAGTTTTGTGTCGACACATTGGGGGGTAGTGGATATCACTGGCTATTGTATTGGGAGGCTCTATGCTTGCTGCATTTCGTTTCAAATATATGTACTTCGgctttgtttcttcttctccatgGCCCCATCACTGTGTCCCAAGGGGCAAAAGGCAACACAATGATTCCATACTGGATCCGTCGAACTCTCTTCTATGCCGCTATACTTCTATTCCTACCGCTGTTATGTGGTCTCATGCCTTTTGCAAGCCCTGGTGAATGGAAAGATCGTTTCTTGTTACTGCTTGCTGATTCTCTTTCAAATATAGATGACTGA
- the LOC100247396 gene encoding protein HEAT INTOLERANT 4, whose product MKRKVRRQPTQKEESNSSKAPTRAKRVKASKPESEPEFFEEKRNMEDLWKETFPVGTEWDQFDLLYQFKWNFSNLEKAFEEGGKLYGKKVYLFGCSEPQLVSYKGENKVICIPAVVAVVSPFPPSDKIGINSVQREAEEIVPMKQMKMDWVPYIPLENRESQVDRLKTQIFILSCTQRRAALKHLKIDRVKKYEYCLPYFYQPFKEDELEQSTEVQIIFPAESKPVFCEFDWELDELEEFTDKLIEEEELDVDQKDAFKDFVKEKVREAKKANRQAREARKKALEEMSEEAKAAFENMKFYKFYPVQTEDTPDISNVKAPFINRYYGKAHEVL is encoded by the exons ATGAAGAGAAAAGTTAGGCGACAGCCAACTCAGAAGGAAGAATCCAATTCTTCCAAAGCCCCCACCAGAGCTAAGCGGGTCAAAGCTTCTAAGCCTGAATCGGAGCCCGAGTTCTTCGAGGAGAAGCGCAACATG GAAGATCTGTGGAAAGAGACATTTCCAGTTGGGACAGAG TGGGATCAATTCGACTTGCTTTACCAATTCAAGTGGAACTTCTCTAACCTTGAA AAAGCATTCGAAGAAGGGGGAAAACTATATGGCAAGAAAGTTTATCTCTTTGGCTGTTCAGAGC CTCAATTGGTTTCGTACAAGGGTGAAAATAAAGTTATCTGCATACCTGCTGTGGTGGCT GTTGTATCTCCTTTCCCGCCTTCTGATAAGATTGGAATTAACTCAGTTCAGAGGGAGGCTGAAGAAATAGTTCCTATGAAGCAAATGAAAATGGACTGGGTTCCATATATTCCTTTGGAGAACAG AGAAAGTCAAGTTGACAGGCTAAAGACCCAAATATTTATCTTGAGCTGCACCCAAAGAAG GGCCGCTTTGAAACACTTGAAGATAGACCGTGTCAAGAAGTATGAATACTGCCTACCAT ATTTTTATCAGCCATTCAAGGAAGATGAGCTGGAGCAGAGTACTGAGGTTCAAATAATATTTCCAGCTGAATCAAAGCCG GTTTTCTGCGAGTTTGATTGGGAGCTTGATGAACTTGAG GAGTTCACTGATAAGCTGATTGAGGAGGAGGAATTGGATGTAGATCAAAAGGATGCATTTAAG GATTTTGTCAAAGAGAAAGTCCGAGAGGCTAAAAAAGCCAATAGACAG GCTAGAGAAGCCCGAAAAAAAGCGCTTGAAGAAATGAGTGAGGAGGCTAAAGCAGCATTTGAAAACATGAAGTTTTACAAGTTCTACCCTGTGCAGACCGAGGATACTCCTGACATATCAAATGTTAAg GCACCGTTTATAAACAGGTATTATGGGAAAGCTCATGAAGTTCTGTGA